TAAATGAGCCTAAAATTCAAACTTGAGCTCAAGTCATCCAGAAAATGAGCCGAAACTCGTGTGACTCACAAGTGGTTTGGTTTATTTACATCCTTAAATTCAAGTACCACGTATGAGATTTACcttaaagaaaatttattttaatatcaaaAAAGTTTTATTAATCTATTAACAATTATAACCGTGAAGTTTTCATTCAATAGTCAACATATAATCAAAgacaaatttattattattatcattattattattacgtGACAAAATAACTTGAATAAATATAATGTTGTTTTGATCCCATTCACATGACCCAATCAACTTAAGACTCAGTTTGTCTTCGTGTCTAGTAGACGTACTTTCTACTCCTGAACTCTTAATTTTCATCGAATCTTTAACAAATGAAATCCTACAACTAGTCAAAACGCTCTTAGTAAAAAGTGAGCAACTGTTCtgtcataaatttttatttttaaagacaAAAAAACATTGGTTATTATTATGCACAATTTTAGTCCTAGCAATTAACTTCACCTTATAACAGTACAGTTCTGTCAACTGGTTGTCTCGTTAACACTTTGCCTTTTTTAGGTTAAACCACCCAGAAGAACTTACTCTTTAATTTGCATAAAATCAGAGTGCTTCACTCGCATGCTTAGtagttcataataataataataataataataataataataatatcagatgctccataaattttaaaactttacATATATCATGTGTTACAGCAGTGTTAAACATATTATGAGAATTACTCTCATTATCCAAGATTATACTATGATTCACAGCATAATAATCTTCTCAAAATCTTCtcattcaaatttcaaataatcttttaTCTATTCCCATCCATTGATATATTTTCTTAAAACAAATTCAAGTGATTTGTCTTCTCACTATGAAGTTACAGATTAACCTTGGTACATAAATACATACAGACACGATTATTACTAGTTTTAAACACATAGCTCTTATGTCTTCAGAACTTAGCTGGAATTAAATTCCCAGTACTTAATTTCCTAGTTTCCAAATTAAACTGATTCATTGGGACTGTTTACGAATATCCTTGACTTAATGTTGTAAATCATATACGCATGAATTTAAGGTTAAGAGAAGATTATTTGAAACCATTAGATACATATATAACAGAGCCACCAAATATAATTGTGGTAGAGTCACCAAAAACAGATATGGTAGAACCATCAAATATAGACCTGGTAGAGCCACAAAATACAGATATCAGATATGGCGGAACCATCAGATACATACGCAAGGAGTAGAAGAAACCACGAATTTCAGATACCAGGAGTGGCAAGGCCACTAGTTTTAGATAATTACCTCAACTCTGATTCATGCATTGAAAGTCATATCCTGCCCTTATATCTATGATCAACAACTAAATTCCTACTGTTATACCCTAGAAATAATTTAGTTTTGAAATCCAAATCTCTTAATTCCTTTGTCATTTTATTCATAACTAGTTTATTTTCTTAATCTGCATTGCACTTCATATACctgcaatttaatatttttatatataattttttattaatctttttatataatataatatttttataatatattaattattattataataatataataattttttcatttcacatttttagaataaattaatgaaaatgaaaatatattaatggaaataacaatttatagaggtgaaatttattatgaaaaatttattattataatataattttataattgttagtagtttataaatatataaatttaactatttgttatttaattaattaatatattttcgtGTTAAATTTTTTCAGTAATAAAGTATTAAGTTTATTAAAACTAATTAGTTTTTAgtattttatcatttttataatgtaaaaaatCTAAACTTTTTTCAACACTATTTAaccgtttatatatatatattgtgccaaatttcaataaataaaattattcaattcaaataaataaaattctatTAAATAATGTAATGCTTGTATTCAAATGAAAATTGGACTctttttaaatcaaaatatttatatttaaatagaaatttattaaattaaaataacaattctATATTTAAAGTAtgattttaattctttttatgtgtattcacaatttatcaatctATAATAAgattatagtattaaaaaattaaaaaattactatATTTTTTTGATATATACACACATTAacattttttaacttttaataatgaactattttaaataataataatttaagtattttttttctcatataaataatttaaggTATATGCCTtgcatgtaattatatattatttaaaaattttagattcataaaattttattttatattatattctaattaatttttttataatatttttttttgttattgcatctatatatatacaaaactaagaattttagaaatatatctataattaaaaaaatatcaatttattttatatgaaatattttttttaaagaacttataagatattaaatttaaagaaaatttcaaaagtaTTAATAAAAGAATTTTTGACATAAATAAAAGACATtctaatttttgaaaataatataaatcatgaaagtattttttatagaattttattttaaattatattataataaaaattttaattgagtaGAATTTAAATAGAATgactaaaaattttatatttacataaattttaaaattatatagataattaaattttaagtcctaagaattttaaattaatataaattctaaaaataaattaactaataaaaatataattataaatactatAAAAAATAAGGACAATTTGTATAAAGCCAATATTCctctttcatatatttatatattatttagcTAGATGCATAGATATATAGATAATTATATGTCATATTTAGAGTTTTCGACTTAAAATCACGTCCTATGAAAAGCATCGATCAACCCACTAATAAAGCTTCTATCATATTAGCATTCTACAGATTTCCATGTTGTAGCTATATTATCAGAAATTCTTAAGACTCATGTAATTGAAGTACATTATGCTTCTGCCAGTCCATAAGTAATTCATACTCGTTCAACACATTTTATTATCATATAAACACAATATTGCAGTTAAAGAGTACCTTTAAAGCATCTATTTAAAATACTTTACTCACTCTCACCACAGACACTTCTTCATGAAAAATAGTCATCCTTAAATCTCACTTCATTTCAGCATATCAAAAACTGTAATAATGAATTTTAATCTTAAGACGACACACCCAAAGTTCAGTTATTTCAAACTTACACTACCATGCTTCAGATTCTAGCCACCCATACACGTGTTCACAAGGCATTACACTCAACAAAATGATTATAGTGTTTATATTAAGTTTATAAGAAGCAActcaataatttaagaacacattaATCAAGATTACAGtactttgaaaattaaattttcaagtaACCATGAATTTCTCTACTCACAagatttatgtttttttttttttttttgaaaacacAAGATTTACATATATGCACACTCTTTTTAAATACATAGGTTTTACTTatctaaaatcaaagaaaagttaaTTTTTTACCTCTAAATGAGCACTATTTTTTAATTctcttaatatattatataattagtcAATATATTATATAACCTTGTTTATAATAGATTATCCCCGAGATTTTCATATGATAAGTGCTTGGCACCTCATGATAACAACAGATACGATAAAAATGGATAAACAACTAAATCAATATACATACGTGACTGATTcataaagaaaaattattatacAAGAAATAGTGTATAATCTTAACATAGAAGGACATTTCAGTCATTCAGAACTCATAAAATAAAATGGTTCTCAACTCCGCATGATTCTATAGAATATACTTGTAACTGCCTGGAAattaggggagagcagttttcggtttaaatcgaaaaattgaaccgaaccgattaattcggttcaatcggttcagttttaaaatttaatcgattaattcggttaatcggttcagttttaaaatttaatcggttcggttcggtttataattttaataatttcggattaatcggttcagttcggttattttcataagaaaatcaaaaaaatcgaaccgaaccgaaattattaatatatataggaaataaaaaaattgaatcaaattgaatcaaaccgaatcgaaccgaaccgaaatcaaagaaaaccgaaccgaaccttaagatttttgagttttgatttctaattttttttgtttttatgtttttattatttagatttaatattaaaaatatgaaattttataaatttcggtttgatcgatttaaaatcgaatcgaaccgatatcggttcggttttctcttatcaatcggttcggttttaaaattttttatttttaatttttgattttatcggttcaatttaatttaaaaccgaaccaaccgtttgcacacccctactgAAAATCCAAACGTCAAAGTAGGTATGATTGATGCGATCTTATTGGGTTTATTGATTACTAGAACTAAATTCTAAGTAAATGGTAGGTtttcctctcctcttcttctcttCCGTTTAGTTTCTATTATTTattcttttataaaaaaaaacattattcaacttattctaattaaaaaaaatgaaatcttAATTAGagagattaaaaaatataaatatttaaaattataaaaaataaatagtgataGTATAGtgactaaataatataaatatttaagattaaaataaattaattaatattttgattaaaaataaataaattgtttaattttacgAAGTATAAGAAcactttatttaaatttaaaaaaaattaaataattaattttaacaaattttagGAATTTATTTTATAGTAATTTAATCTTGAATTTTTATTCATAGATTTGGGACATGATATGAGTTACGCActtacaagtttttttttttttttttttttttttttttaagctccGTCGACCTAACTATTGGTTTTAGGTTTTCCATATATCTTCCCTTCTCTACTTGTCTGCTGATTGCAGCCCTCTCCTCTCTCCACCGCTAAACCTGCTCTCTCTACCTCTCTATTTTCCATTGCCCTAAGAAGCTGCCAGCAATTGCATTTATCACAGTCGCCGCTGACAATTGTACCATCCCCAGACACTGGCGGAGCAGCTCCATAAATCGATCATTTCATCACAAAagctcaaataaaaaaaaaaaaaaaacagtcaaAGCTGAACGCCGGAAGAAGGtgcaatttttatttttggtggTTTTGTTGCTTCTTCTGTTCTATGATGCCTTGTAATTTGATGCGATGATGATTTAGATTGTATTGATGTGATGATGATTGCATTATTTCCTTAATTTGTgagaaaatttttattattactttcCTGTGTTATTCTTGTTGTGAGTCAAATATTAATGTCATCCAATGAAGTGATACCATTACATCTTTtgttttgtttatatatatatatatatatatatatatatatatatatatatatatattggcttGATCAGGTGTAAGAATTGTAGaaattttgctttttttttaatactatttaataagttaaaaataggAATATGGGATTTTTTAATATGGGAAAAATGGCTTGTCTTATGGTCTGTAGATGGTTAGTCTTACAATTTGAAGTCATAGTGCGCGTAGAAAATTACCTAAAATCCGTAGTTGATCAAGCAAGTATTTTTCATGTTTCTGGGTTATTGAAGGATTGATTGCAAGATTATAATTTAGTGCCACTGGAatcctttatttattttatcaagcACTTCCAACCCTAACTAAGCGTGTTTGAACTAATCCAAAGGTGCTCTGAATCTAAATCCCATGTAATTTTTTGTAATATTGGAGTTTTGGAAGAGTTGCTTTGTAACATCTAGCTTTTGAGTTTCTTGTTAGGCAGATGCATCATAAATGTACATCCTATTGTGTGGTAATGTAACTCAAAGCTTGATGTGCTAAAGATGGCTTATTATTTTCGTTTATTTGAAGACTAAACTCCAAGTAATAAGCTAATTATAAAAATCCTTTTTCATGTTGAAGCATATTAAGGTGCAACAAACTACACTTCTAATAAGCTAATTGTCAGAAATCCTTTTTAATGTTGAAGCATATGAAGGTGCAATAAACTGCACTCCAATAATAAGCTAATCGTCacaaattctttttcatgttGAAGCGTATGAAGAAAGATGCAAAAAACTCCATATCTGTGTTTTGTTTGCCTGTTCCTAAACCCTGCCCAATGACTTATTGTACCTAGTATTCTAGTCCACTGGAAAACTTGTGGTTGCTGTCTCCTGTGCCCTTCAACTCACTATCTGAGACGCATTTATTGAATCTCAAATAAAGTATCCTATTTATTTGTTATAGCTTCACATACTCTGGTGAATAATTTCTTAATGTAATTACTTCTGCAGTCTACATGAATTTTATTGATTGAAGCTTGCTTGCCAGTGCAGCTTGGTTGTTGGTATGAGTATGACCAGTACTGTCAAACAGGGTTCTCTGGACTGGAGTGAAGCAGTTATTGGAGATTGATATTGCTCTAATTATTCTCAATTTTTAAGACCATTTCAAACAATATGGCTGTCCACTCTAGGCTTAGGCTGATTTCCTACTCACAAGAGCTTGTAGATGGACAGCCAGTCTATGTTTCTTCAAATTCCCTTCCAATTAAGGCTTTAAAATTTGAACCTGCTGGGCATGCATTCCACACGGCTGCTCTCAAACTACTTGGCTGTGAGGAGGAAGATGCAGACAGTGAAGATCAGAAAGTGTCCAATGAAAAAGAACAGGCATATATGCCATCATATGATTCTTATAGCAGCAAAGGTAAAAAGAAATCTGGCATTGGAGACAAGCAACAAGATCATTATGCCTTGTTAGGTTTGGGCCATTTGAGATATCTTTCCACAGAAGAACAGATAAGAAAAAGCTATCGTGAGGTTGCTTTGAAATATCATCCTGACAAACAGGCTGCTCTTCTTCTTGCTGAGGAAACTGAGGCTGCAAAGCAAGCAAAAAAGGAAGAAATAGAGAGCCACTTTAAATCCATCCAAGAAGCGTATGAATTTTTGATTGATCCTGTAAAGAGAAGAATTTATGACTCCACAGATGAGTTTGATGATGAAATTCCCACTGACTGCGCATCTCACGACTTCTTCAGGGTGTTTGGTCCTGCATTTATGAGGAATGGACGATGGTCAGTAAACCAGCCAGTCCCATCTCTTGGTGATGATAACACTCCCTTAAAAGAAGTTGAAAACTTTTATGATTTTTGGTACAGCTTTAAGAGCTGGAGAGAGTTCCCACATGCTGATGAGTTTGACCTTGAGCAAGCTGAGTCTCGCGAACATAAGAGGTGGATGGAGAGGCAGAATGCAAAACTCTCAGAGAAGGCAAGGAAGGAAGAATATGTACGGATACGTACTCTTGTTGACAATGCTTATAGAAGAGATCCAAGAATATTGAGGAGAAAGGAAGAGGAAAAAGCTGAAAAGCAGagaaagaaagaagctaaattttTGGCAAAGAAGTTGCAGGAGGAAGAAGCTGCAAGGGCTGCTGAAGAGGAGAAACGTCGTAAGGAGGAGGAGGAAAGGTGTGCCGCTGAAGCTGCTTTGcaacagaagaagttaaaggaaaaagagaagaaacttcTGCGTAAAGAACGGACTCGTCTTCGAACACTTTCAGCTTCTATTTTGTGTCGGCATTTGCTTGATCTTTTTGAGGATGATGTCGAAAATCTTTGTTTGTCATTGGATATTGAGCAGCTGAGGAATATATGTGATGAGATGGAGGGTAAAAACTTGCTAGAGCAAGCAAAAGTGCTCAGAGATGCAGGTGGATCTAGTCATGATTCTGAGAGCAATATCCAAGACGAGAAGAAAAATGTACAACAGAATGGCTCTGCTGTATCGGATGGAAGTGTTCCATTAAGCAGCTTGGAAAAGAAAGAGAAACCTTGGGGGAAAGAAGAAATTGAGCTTCTGAGAAAAGGAATGCAGAAATATCCCAAAGGAACATCTCGAAGGTGGGAGGTTATTTCAGAGTACATTGGTACGGGAAGATCTGTTGAGGAAATTCTGAAGGCAACAAAAACTGTCCTCCTTCAGAAGCCTGACACTGCTAAAGCTTTTGATTCCTTTCTTGAGAAGAGGAAGCCTGCGCAATCCATTGCATCTCCACTTACAACTAGAGAGGAAATGGAAGGATCTGCAACTAAACAAGGGCCTGAAAGCAGTGCGGCAAAGATGGATAATTCAGAGGAATCTTCGAGTATATCTGAGAATAACAAGAAACCTGATGAAGGGGTTGCTGAAAATGGGGTTTCTTTGAGCTCAGAGCAAGATGCATGGTCTGCTGTACAGGAAAGAGCACTAGTTCAGGCTCTGAAAACCTTCCCAAGGGAAACCAGTCAACGTTGGGAGCGAGTTGCAGCTGCTGTTCCTGGGAAGACTGTTAATCAGTGCAAGAAAAAATTTGCTTTGCTAAAAGACAACTTCAGAAACAAGAAAAATGCAGTCTAGTTTGTTGGATGGGCCCTAAGGTTGTTTTGAAGTGCAGACTTGTATGAGATAGTCattgatttttcctttttttgctTTAGATTCCATTATTTTCCTTCCAGGATGGAATCACTGATGCTGCATGCGAGAAGAGAGTAATTGTTATCTCTCGTCTCACCATCTAGCTTTTACCAACTGACTTTTGCTGTTATGACTGTTAATATATTTTGCTGTAGACATTGTCAGGTGGAGAGCCGTGGATACGAAGTTTTTTGGTTGTCACTGTTGAAAGTGCTCCATGTCAAGagcaatatattatataattttatctcCAGATGATACATAATATTACAAAGACTATTACAAGATTGGTTTTCAATTACGTTGCccagagaatatatatatatatatatatatatatatatatatatatatatatatgtgtgtgtgtgtgtgtgtgtgtgtgtgtgtgtgtctttaGAAGTTAGTTGCTGGGTGAACTCTTCTATTTCAGGTGGTGTTTTTAACTTGATCTTGGTTTATATTATATCAATGTATCAGTCAGAGTAAACTTCACCAGCTTTTCACTCCAAATGAGAATTGGTTTTTTGTGTATTTAGtttataaaaaatttgaattaTCTCTATAATGCATGCGGTAACCTTTTCTGTCAGCACATATTGATATGTTCATCCCTGTTTCTTTGTGGGCTCTGCCACGAAATATGGTATTGTCTTGTGACTACCAAATGCAGGCAATGCTCCCTTGAGAGACGTCCTTTCATTTATTCAACTTTTCACAATCctcaatttataattatataatttaatatatattattgaaagcttataaatgagaaagaaaaaatataCATCCTGAATTTTGTCTTCTGCAGGTCATGATGAAAGTAGTTTTCAAAAGGAATAGAAATCTCCATTTTCATCATCTCATATATCCACGAGCCAACAGATTGATCATCTCACCAAAGCTTTAGGAAAGAGGCCAAACCCATTTTCTTCTCAAATGTTAGTGTAAGGAGATCTTGATCCCTTGTTAATTTTGTccagcataaaaaaaaaaaaagaaagaaaaaagcagCTCTGGCAATAGTAATTTACTACTGTTATGCAACCATTAGGTGCAAATTATGTTGTCCTGGCCAGCCAACATTGGagcagaaaaagaaaataaaacagaAAACACAATTCAATAAAGAAAAGAGAAGACCTGGATACTAAATCATCAATCTAACATATTGCTGTTTGATAGAGCTACTTGCCTACAATCAGTTTTGCTCTTGCATGACCCTCATTGATTTGGAACTGGTCCCCTAGTCCAAAATGAGCCATCAATAACCAAACCAAAGTAATAAGCTCTCCACCTTTACTTATCTGCTGGGCATGGGCGTTCGCTCTGCAGTGGCTAGCAGCATATGACAACAATTCCACCCACACTTTGCTCAGTATCTCCCATTTCTTCTCCAAATTATCGAGCTCTTGAGCAAGCATACTTCCATCAAACAGTACAGACTTGCTTCTATCTCCTTTCACAGCAATAGGCTTAACTTCTGTATTTACTGCAAGAATGCTTTTACATGCTTCCTTTTCCTGATTGGATCTCAAACCCTTTCTTTTGAAGAATCTGTCAGCCTCAGCACAGGTGTCTCGGAATCTTATTTTACCAATACCTGCCACGGCTGCCATTATAGTAGGTTGCATAATCAGAAGATACAACATGTAATCTGATAAGATCTTGCAGAATTCTCTGTGACTATAACTCTTCGGATTAGCATCAGTTTCTTTGTTGTACAAAAGCTCAGTAGCAACATGCCACAACAAAAGGCTCTGATCATAAGCGACATCTGAAACATAAGGCATTAAGCCATGATATTGATCTGAATCATTATCCTGGAGGACCCAATCTCCTCTGGCTGAACATATTCTCTTGGCAGTTTCTGGATCATCTGCAAAAAGGGATTTCTTTTGCAGCTCAGTGAAGATGAATTCCCAAAGCTCCTTAGTAAATGGCTCAATTGACACATATATTATTTCATCTACGAAGTCTTTAAGACCCATGAAATCAATAACTTTGTCCTTGAGAATGCCTAACTTCTCAATGGGTGTATCCATGTGTGTGAACCTAATGATCTTTTCGGTGCGATCAACCACACATTGATGGACATTCTTGATGAAACCATAACACCAGCTATGCTTCTTGATAGTGCAAATCCTATTTGGGCGCCCTTTGAGGCAATATCTTATCAAATTATGGCCTGAGATGCGGCCAGACCACCTGCGGAAGAAAAGGGGGGTAACCAGAACTGTGCATTCGACACCAGGCTCTATCTTATCCCACCTTAAACTCTTCATACTGAGAAATTTGCGGAAAATCATCACTGTCAAAGTTTTGAAACAAGCGGCGATAGATTTCCAGCAAGAGTCAGATACTTTACCTGATGTTTTAAGAGCAGCCGCTCTCCAATCAGAGAAAATGGCCATGAAGAGTGATATTGTATCCAATCCTATGGCACCAAAAAGCAACGCATATGAAATTCCAACATCAAGCCCATCAAAATTTTGCTTCTTCACATGAAAATGAAAGACTGCAAGAGCTGAAACAACTGAACTAAAGGATAAAACCCGGAAAAAATATCCCCATTTGGATTGCACAACCACTACCTTAGTAAAGAGAACTTCGTAGATGAAGTTGAGCTCAGTTTCTATCACTCTCAAAGCATCTTCTGCTAATATGCTATTGAAGAATTCCCGGCTGT
The Hevea brasiliensis isolate MT/VB/25A 57/8 chromosome 18, ASM3005281v1, whole genome shotgun sequence genome window above contains:
- the LOC110661347 gene encoding uncharacterized protein LOC110661347 — protein: MAVHSRLRLISYSQELVDGQPVYVSSNSLPIKALKFEPAGHAFHTAALKLLGCEEEDADSEDQKVSNEKEQAYMPSYDSYSSKGKKKSGIGDKQQDHYALLGLGHLRYLSTEEQIRKSYREVALKYHPDKQAALLLAEETEAAKQAKKEEIESHFKSIQEAYEFLIDPVKRRIYDSTDEFDDEIPTDCASHDFFRVFGPAFMRNGRWSVNQPVPSLGDDNTPLKEVENFYDFWYSFKSWREFPHADEFDLEQAESREHKRWMERQNAKLSEKARKEEYVRIRTLVDNAYRRDPRILRRKEEEKAEKQRKKEAKFLAKKLQEEEAARAAEEEKRRKEEEERCAAEAALQQKKLKEKEKKLLRKERTRLRTLSASILCRHLLDLFEDDVENLCLSLDIEQLRNICDEMEGKNLLEQAKVLRDAGGSSHDSESNIQDEKKNVQQNGSAVSDGSVPLSSLEKKEKPWGKEEIELLRKGMQKYPKGTSRRWEVISEYIGTGRSVEEILKATKTVLLQKPDTAKAFDSFLEKRKPAQSIASPLTTREEMEGSATKQGPESSAAKMDNSEESSSISENNKKPDEGVAENGVSLSSEQDAWSAVQERALVQALKTFPRETSQRWERVAAAVPGKTVNQCKKKFALLKDNFRNKKNAV